A genomic window from Sphingobacterium sp. BN32 includes:
- the lysA gene encoding diaminopimelate decarboxylase → MQINKISLDRLSQFETPFYYYDLELLDRTLQAAKLAADKRGFHIHYALKANFNDTLLSAIQAVGFGADCVSGNEVQKSIDMGFPADKITFAGVGKSDKEIKMALKHQIFAFNVESIEELQVIDELAADLGERANVSLRINPNVDAHTHHYITTGLDENKFGVPNSELEQAASVLRDCKNVDLVGLHFHVGSQITDMNVFKSLCVKVNEWKNWFEERGTSIKILNVGGGLGVDYHHPDENPYPDFEAYFDVFDKFLERTPQQEVHFELGRALVAQSGSLVSRVLYSKSGVKKNFLILDAGMTELMRPALYQAYHKIERLGVATETSELNYDVVGPICESSDCFGKEVTLPVSQRGDLIAIRTAGAYGEVMASKYNLREEIRYVFSNSI, encoded by the coding sequence ATGCAAATAAATAAAATTAGCCTAGACCGTTTATCGCAATTTGAAACTCCATTTTATTATTATGATTTAGAGCTTCTAGATCGCACTTTACAGGCAGCGAAACTTGCTGCCGATAAGCGTGGTTTCCATATTCACTATGCGTTAAAAGCTAACTTTAATGATACGTTACTGTCTGCAATTCAGGCCGTAGGCTTTGGTGCAGACTGTGTGTCGGGTAATGAGGTTCAGAAGTCGATTGATATGGGCTTCCCGGCCGATAAGATTACATTCGCAGGAGTAGGGAAGTCTGACAAGGAAATCAAGATGGCGCTTAAGCATCAGATTTTCGCATTCAACGTTGAGTCAATCGAAGAACTTCAGGTAATCGACGAGCTGGCTGCCGATTTAGGCGAGCGCGCGAATGTTTCCTTAAGAATCAACCCGAATGTAGATGCGCATACACATCATTATATCACAACAGGACTGGATGAGAATAAATTTGGAGTTCCAAATTCGGAGCTAGAGCAGGCTGCTTCTGTCCTTAGAGATTGTAAAAACGTTGATTTAGTAGGCCTTCACTTCCATGTAGGGTCCCAAATCACAGATATGAATGTATTCAAGAGTTTATGCGTGAAAGTCAATGAGTGGAAGAATTGGTTTGAAGAGCGCGGAACCAGCATCAAGATATTGAATGTTGGAGGCGGACTAGGTGTGGACTACCATCATCCTGATGAAAACCCTTATCCTGATTTCGAAGCTTATTTCGACGTCTTCGATAAGTTTCTAGAACGTACGCCACAGCAAGAGGTACACTTCGAATTAGGGCGTGCGCTAGTAGCGCAGTCCGGATCCTTAGTGAGCCGTGTACTATATAGCAAAAGTGGCGTAAAGAAGAATTTCTTGATCCTCGACGCCGGTATGACCGAATTGATGCGTCCAGCCCTATATCAGGCTTACCATAAAATTGAACGCCTTGGCGTCGCAACAGAAACTAGCGAATTGAACTACGATGTCGTAGGTCCTATTTGCGAGAGTTCTGACTGCTTTGGCAAGGAAGTGACACTACCCGTATCCCAAAGAGGAGATCTGATCGCTATCCGCACGGCAGGTGCCTACGGCGAGGTGATGGCTTCTAAGTACAATCTGAGAGAAGAAATAAGGTATGTATTTTCTAATAGTATTTAG